In Neokomagataea tanensis, one genomic interval encodes:
- a CDS encoding ABC transporter ATP-binding protein — protein sequence MVGEALLAIDDLRLSLMDGVRLLDGVSLSVQRGEALGIVGESGSGKSLTALSVLRLVPGVKTEGAVRLSGADVVGMTERELRSVRGRKAAMVFQDPMTAFFPVKSVGDQIVEQIRLHRKIRSRAAWAEAVALLERMGVPDAQRAARRYPHQLSGGLRQRAMIAMALSCTPDLLIADEPTTALDVTVQAQILVLFNEIRAKGSGLVIITHDLGVVAQTCTRIAVMYAGVVVEEGATENILQKPLHPYTQALVAAIPPLSGARPESLQSLAGTPPTPAHRPSGCVFAPRCMYVHEACAQRPSLLTGKTGRKVACVLYKGAEMLD from the coding sequence ATGGTCGGTGAGGCATTACTAGCAATTGATGACCTACGCCTCTCTCTGATGGATGGCGTGCGCCTGCTTGATGGTGTTTCGTTGTCAGTGCAGCGCGGTGAGGCGCTTGGTATTGTAGGAGAATCTGGCTCTGGGAAGAGTTTAACGGCTTTAAGTGTGCTGCGCCTTGTTCCGGGGGTCAAAACCGAGGGGGCGGTACGGTTAAGTGGCGCTGATGTCGTTGGCATGACGGAACGGGAACTGAGGAGCGTGCGCGGGCGTAAAGCCGCGATGGTGTTCCAAGACCCAATGACGGCATTCTTCCCGGTGAAGTCCGTTGGTGACCAGATTGTTGAGCAAATCCGACTACACCGAAAAATCCGCTCTCGGGCAGCTTGGGCTGAAGCTGTTGCTCTTTTAGAGCGTATGGGAGTGCCAGATGCGCAGCGCGCCGCACGCCGTTACCCGCACCAGCTTTCCGGAGGCTTGAGGCAAAGAGCCATGATTGCCATGGCACTTTCTTGCACGCCGGACCTGCTCATTGCAGATGAGCCAACGACCGCCTTGGACGTAACGGTGCAGGCGCAAATTTTGGTCCTGTTCAATGAAATCCGCGCCAAGGGCTCGGGTTTAGTCATTATCACCCATGATTTAGGTGTTGTCGCTCAAACGTGTACGCGTATCGCTGTCATGTATGCTGGTGTTGTTGTGGAGGAGGGGGCTACGGAAAATATCCTGCAAAAGCCGTTGCACCCTTACACACAGGCCCTTGTTGCAGCGATTCCGCCTTTGAGCGGGGCGCGTCCAGAGAGTTTGCAAAGTCTAGCCGGGACGCCTCCTACTCCGGCCCATCGGCCAAGCGGTTGTGTGTTTGCACCGCGCTGCATGTATGTTCATGAGGCGTGTGCGCAGCGGCCTTCTCTCTTGACGGGAAAAACGGGCCGGAAAGTCGCATGTGTTTTGTATAAAGGTGCGGAGATGCTGGATTAA